A DNA window from Jaculus jaculus isolate mJacJac1 chromosome 1, mJacJac1.mat.Y.cur, whole genome shotgun sequence contains the following coding sequences:
- the Hsbp1 gene encoding heat shock factor-binding protein 1, with protein MAETDPKTMQDITLVVETLLQQMQDKFQTMSDQIIGRIDDMSSRIDDLEKNIADLMTQAGVEELEGENKIPATQKS; from the exons ATGGCCGAGACCGACCCCAAGACTATGCAGGACATCACCTTGGTG GTGGAGACGCTCTTGCAGCAGATGCAGGATAAATTCCAGACCATGTCCGACCAGATCATTGGGAGAA TTGATGACATGAGCAGTCGCATTGACGATCTGGAGAAAAACATCGCCGACCTCATGACACAGGCTGGGGTGGAAGAGCTGGAAGGTGAAAACAAGATACCTGCCACACAGAAGAGTTGA